From a single Rhodococcus qingshengii JCM 15477 genomic region:
- a CDS encoding LysR family transcriptional regulator — protein sequence MDATRLRILRELADRGTVGATALALSMTPSAVSQQLKILGREAGVSLLEPDGRTLRLTDAGRALVLRADDVVAALDRAADEMASYRGSPRGKVRVAFFPSGAALLLPGVLTALKNSDVDIDAYDVDKPASAVPGLLADHDVILTHRDERGAETSFPRVSVQPLMREPIDLVLRPDHPLAEQDSVRLEQLADENWISVRGGFPVDDVLLSVASVTGVQPRVAHRINDFRVIEELVAAGHGVALMPRYAITHPGVSRKPVAGVRAARVYELATRLHANRSPAIGVVLDAFRDVARAVGE from the coding sequence ATGGATGCCACGCGCTTGCGAATCCTCCGCGAGCTCGCCGACCGAGGAACCGTCGGCGCTACTGCTCTCGCCCTCTCGATGACGCCGTCCGCCGTCTCGCAACAACTCAAGATCCTCGGACGAGAAGCGGGGGTCTCGCTCCTCGAACCGGACGGGCGCACGCTGCGCCTCACCGACGCGGGTCGAGCGCTGGTGCTTCGCGCCGACGACGTGGTGGCGGCGCTAGACAGGGCGGCGGACGAGATGGCGTCGTACCGAGGCTCGCCGCGGGGAAAGGTGCGAGTCGCGTTCTTTCCCTCCGGCGCGGCGCTCCTGCTGCCCGGTGTCCTGACGGCGCTGAAGAACTCGGACGTGGACATCGACGCCTACGACGTCGACAAACCGGCGTCCGCCGTCCCTGGGCTGTTGGCCGATCACGATGTGATCCTCACCCACCGTGACGAACGCGGAGCCGAGACGTCGTTTCCCCGGGTCAGCGTGCAACCGCTGATGCGTGAACCGATCGATCTGGTGCTGCGGCCTGATCATCCACTCGCCGAGCAGGATTCGGTCCGGCTGGAACAATTGGCCGACGAGAACTGGATAAGCGTGCGCGGCGGGTTTCCGGTCGACGACGTTCTGCTGTCGGTTGCGTCGGTAACCGGCGTCCAGCCTCGCGTCGCTCATCGGATAAACGATTTCCGCGTCATCGAAGAGCTGGTGGCGGCGGGCCACGGCGTGGCTTTGATGCCGCGATACGCGATCACGCATCCCGGAGTTTCGAGGAAACCGGTGGCGGGAGTGCGCGCTGCACGAGTTTATGAATTGGCAACTCGTTTACACGCCAACCGCAGTCCGGCTATCGGAGTCGTGCTCGACGCCTTTCGTGACGTCGCGCGTGCTGTCGGTGAATGA
- the leuA gene encoding 2-isopropylmalate synthase, which produces MSPADAFTTGTRTITPPTKPAPSDQPAWNTQKNSSMPTFRYRPFAEEVETVTLPDRTWPDKIIDRAPQWCAVDLRDGNQALIDPMSPARKRRMFDLLVRMGYKEIEVGFPSASQTDFDFVREIIEDGAIPSDVTIQVLTQSRPELIKRTFEACEGAENAIVHFYNSTSILQRRVVFRADKDTIKKIATDAAELVLAESKKYPDTNWRWEYSPESYTGTELEYAKEVCDAVTETLGATPANPVILNLPATVEMATPNVYADSIEWMHRNLARRDSVILSLHPHNDRGTGVAAAELGYQAGADRIEGCLFGNGERTGNVCLVTLALNMFTRGVDPQIDFSNIDEIRRTVEYCNQLPVHERHPYGGDLVYTAFSGSHQDAINKGLDAMKVDADSQNSDVDDILWQVPYLPIDPKDVGRSYEAVIRVNSQSGKGGVAYIMKADHGLVLPRRLQVEFSQSVQKITDGEGGEVSPKEMWDVFHEEYLAPITPLERMKQKVTASEEDGGTDAITAIVKVNGKEQEISGTGNGPLAAFVDALGSINFDVRVLDYSEHAMSAGDDAQAAAYVECAVTGPEGQSTVVWGVGIATSITTASLRAVVSAVNRAS; this is translated from the coding sequence ATGTCCCCCGCTGACGCATTCACCACCGGCACTCGCACCATCACCCCGCCCACGAAGCCGGCACCGTCCGACCAGCCTGCGTGGAACACGCAGAAGAACTCGTCGATGCCGACGTTCCGCTACCGCCCGTTCGCCGAAGAGGTCGAGACGGTCACGCTGCCCGACCGCACCTGGCCGGACAAGATCATCGACCGAGCACCCCAGTGGTGTGCCGTTGACCTGCGCGACGGCAACCAGGCGCTGATCGATCCGATGAGCCCGGCGCGCAAGCGTCGTATGTTCGATCTCCTGGTTCGTATGGGCTACAAGGAGATCGAGGTCGGCTTCCCGTCCGCGAGCCAGACGGACTTCGATTTCGTTCGCGAGATCATCGAGGACGGCGCCATCCCGTCCGACGTCACCATCCAGGTGCTGACGCAGTCGCGTCCCGAGCTGATCAAGCGCACGTTCGAGGCCTGTGAAGGTGCCGAGAACGCGATCGTGCACTTCTACAACTCCACCTCGATTCTGCAGCGCCGCGTCGTGTTCCGCGCCGACAAGGACACGATCAAGAAGATCGCCACCGACGCCGCCGAACTGGTCCTCGCCGAGTCGAAGAAGTACCCGGACACGAACTGGCGCTGGGAATACTCGCCCGAGTCCTACACCGGCACCGAGCTCGAGTACGCCAAGGAAGTATGTGACGCCGTCACCGAAACCCTGGGTGCGACGCCGGCCAACCCGGTCATCCTGAACCTGCCCGCCACCGTCGAGATGGCTACACCCAACGTGTATGCCGACTCCATCGAGTGGATGCACCGCAACCTGGCCCGCCGCGATTCGGTCATCCTGTCGCTGCACCCCCACAACGACCGCGGCACGGGTGTCGCTGCAGCCGAGCTGGGCTACCAGGCCGGCGCGGACCGCATCGAAGGCTGCCTGTTCGGCAACGGTGAGCGCACCGGCAACGTCTGCCTGGTCACTCTCGCTCTGAACATGTTCACGCGCGGCGTCGACCCGCAGATCGATTTCTCGAACATCGACGAGATCCGTCGCACGGTCGAGTACTGCAACCAGCTACCCGTCCACGAGCGTCATCCGTACGGCGGCGACCTGGTCTACACCGCGTTCTCCGGCAGCCACCAGGACGCGATCAACAAGGGCCTCGACGCCATGAAGGTCGACGCCGACAGCCAGAACTCCGACGTCGACGACATTCTCTGGCAGGTCCCCTACCTGCCGATCGACCCGAAGGACGTCGGCCGCAGCTACGAGGCCGTCATCCGTGTGAACTCGCAGTCCGGCAAGGGCGGCGTCGCATACATCATGAAGGCCGATCACGGTCTGGTGCTGCCGCGTCGTCTGCAGGTCGAGTTCTCGCAGTCGGTCCAGAAGATCACCGACGGCGAGGGCGGCGAGGTCTCGCCGAAGGAAATGTGGGATGTCTTCCACGAGGAGTACCTCGCTCCCATCACCCCGCTCGAGCGCATGAAGCAGAAGGTCACCGCGTCCGAGGAGGACGGCGGCACCGATGCGATCACCGCGATCGTCAAGGTGAACGGCAAGGAGCAGGAGATCTCGGGTACCGGCAACGGCCCACTCGCTGCCTTCGTCGACGCGCTGGGAAGCATCAACTTCGACGTTCGTGTCCTCGACTACTCCGAGCACGCGATGTCCGCCGGTGACGACGCCCAGGCCGCGGCCTACGTCGAGTGCGCCGTGACGGGCCCGGAGGGTCAGAGCACCGTCGTCTGGGGTGTGGGTATCGCCACGTCGATCACGACGGCCTCGCTGCGCGCTGTGGTCTCGGCAGTGAACCGCGCCAGCTGA
- a CDS encoding EamA family transporter has translation MTPRDRLLGLTVIVLWGLNFLAIRVGLDHFPPFFFAALRFLIIAIPVVIFVPRPQVPLRWLLLYGFGFGFGQFVFLFWAMHSGMPTGLASLVLQSSAPFTVLLGAFLLREKLSVWQVSGIAVAVGGMSLIGWDRSHHAALLPVILTLLGGLSWAFGNLGSRLAAANTVGEPAPMRLMLWMCVIPPLPMLALSAVVEGPTVGWHALGTAFSADAWPSLVGLAYIILLGTIAGSGLWTMLMGRYPAGMVAPLSLLVPVVGIGASWLFLHEDPSPLSLVGAVIVIAGASAAQMRRKPANTVFSDTPAASPPARLGV, from the coding sequence ATGACTCCCCGCGACCGTCTCCTCGGCCTGACCGTGATCGTCTTGTGGGGTCTGAACTTCCTGGCCATTCGCGTCGGCCTGGATCATTTCCCGCCGTTCTTCTTCGCAGCGCTGCGGTTTCTGATCATCGCGATTCCGGTGGTCATCTTCGTGCCGCGTCCACAGGTGCCGCTCCGCTGGCTGCTGCTCTACGGATTCGGTTTCGGATTCGGCCAGTTCGTCTTCCTCTTCTGGGCGATGCATTCGGGGATGCCGACGGGCCTTGCATCACTTGTCCTGCAGTCGTCAGCACCGTTCACCGTCCTACTCGGCGCTTTCCTGCTCCGCGAGAAGCTCAGCGTCTGGCAAGTCTCCGGTATCGCCGTCGCCGTTGGCGGGATGTCCTTGATCGGCTGGGACCGCTCGCACCACGCGGCACTGTTGCCCGTCATCCTCACGCTCCTCGGCGGCCTGTCCTGGGCGTTCGGCAATCTCGGCAGCCGCTTGGCCGCGGCGAACACCGTCGGCGAGCCTGCACCGATGCGCTTGATGTTGTGGATGTGTGTCATCCCGCCGTTGCCGATGCTCGCACTGTCAGCCGTGGTCGAGGGCCCCACAGTCGGCTGGCACGCACTCGGCACCGCATTCAGCGCCGACGCCTGGCCGTCGCTGGTCGGGCTGGCCTACATCATTCTGCTCGGCACCATCGCCGGATCCGGGCTCTGGACGATGCTCATGGGCCGCTATCCCGCCGGCATGGTGGCGCCGCTCTCCTTGCTGGTGCCAGTCGTGGGAATCGGCGCGTCCTGGCTGTTCCTGCACGAGGATCCGAGCCCGTTGTCACTGGTCGGGGCGGTCATCGTGATCGCCGGAGCGAGCGCCGCACAGATGAGACGTAAGCCCGCGAACACTGTTTTCTCGGACACACCTGCAGCCTCACCACCGGCGCGACTCGGCGTCTGA
- a CDS encoding SHOCT domain-containing protein, with product MDSFWDFLWLIIISFAFIAYLILLFSIITDLFRDHKTSGWVKAIWIVFLFFIPLLTSLVYLIVRSDGMAQRSLEAAQQVKNAQDSYIREVAGKSPAESIADAKALLDAGTISEEEFAALKAKALA from the coding sequence ATGGATTCCTTTTGGGACTTCCTCTGGCTGATCATCATCAGCTTCGCGTTCATCGCGTACTTGATCCTGCTCTTCTCGATCATCACCGACCTGTTCCGCGATCACAAGACCTCCGGCTGGGTGAAGGCAATCTGGATCGTCTTCCTGTTCTTCATTCCGCTGCTCACCTCGCTCGTCTACCTGATCGTTCGCAGTGACGGAATGGCACAGCGGTCCCTCGAGGCTGCGCAGCAGGTCAAGAACGCACAGGACAGCTACATCCGTGAGGTTGCCGGAAAGTCCCCGGCCGAATCCATCGCAGATGCAAAGGCACTTCTCGACGCCGGCACCATCAGTGAAGAAGAATTCGCAGCACTGAAGGCCAAGGCTCTCGCCTGA